Proteins from a single region of Bacillota bacterium:
- a CDS encoding transposase produces MPQTKPPYPPQLKAEAVRLVRESGKPMAQIARDLGVSVESLRNWTRQAKIDAGEREGLTTAEREELTRLRRENRILREEREILRKVAAFFATLETELLDRRSWPSRQALASAIFGYIEGSCSRKRRHSTLGYLRPAEYET; encoded by the coding sequence ATGCCACAGACGAAGCCGCCATATCCGCCACAGCTCAAGGCAGAGGCAGTTCGCCTGGTCCGCGAGAGCGGGAAGCCTATGGCGCAGATCGCGAGAGACCTGGGGGTATCAGTGGAGTCGCTGCGTAACTGGACCAGGCAGGCTAAGATCGATGCTGGGGAGCGTGAAGGGCTAACGACTGCCGAGAGGGAGGAGCTCACCCGGCTTCGCCGAGAGAACAGGATTTTGCGCGAGGAGCGTGAGATTCTAAGAAAAGTCGCAGCCTTCTTTGCCACGCTTGAGACCGAGCTACTCGACCGGCGCAGCTGGCCAAGCCGTCAGGCTTTGGCCTCGGCCATCTTCGGATACATCGAGGGGTCTTGTAGCCGGAAGCGTCGGCACTCGACCCTCGGATATCTGCGTCCTGCGGAGTATGAAACGTGA
- a CDS encoding extracellular solute-binding protein: MKRLLVLVLAVIMMASATLSAAPARIEPELSVITPVASFVSVAALDAFKVWAKEKYGVDVKTNYTAKGTQLAVGLIREWGANPQADIVWGGETVLYDMLAADGFLIKHEVPKQLLDRIPDTMGTPKPMPLKDPKGFWVGTALEPYGIVYNEGLVTRRLRATPPKTWEDMLANPKFKGQIAQCTPDNSSSNHATYEVILQKYGWEKGWEWLSKLAAYTGQFVARSVDVPGVVAKGEYALGFAVPSYMAFENFLNGADIRFIAPPGAYVTPEPIAIIKNCKNPNAAKAFIEFLLTDEGQRLFIERGLFPVVPELRVEGPPGSTAELAVTFYGGRRSYFEGTVENTYDNALSQSRESEVNKYFRENIFAKLDALKAKY, translated from the coding sequence ATGAAAAGGCTTCTGGTGCTGGTCTTGGCGGTCATAATGATGGCGTCTGCGACGCTTTCAGCCGCTCCGGCGAGGATCGAGCCTGAGCTGAGCGTAATTACCCCCGTTGCCAGTTTTGTCAGCGTAGCTGCACTCGATGCTTTTAAAGTGTGGGCCAAGGAGAAGTACGGTGTCGACGTAAAGACCAACTATACCGCCAAAGGCACTCAGCTGGCGGTGGGCTTGATCCGCGAGTGGGGTGCGAACCCGCAGGCCGACATAGTGTGGGGCGGCGAGACGGTGCTCTACGACATGTTGGCAGCTGATGGATTTCTGATCAAACACGAGGTTCCTAAGCAACTGCTGGACCGTATACCCGATACTATGGGCACACCCAAGCCCATGCCTCTGAAGGACCCCAAAGGCTTCTGGGTCGGCACTGCGCTTGAACCCTACGGTATCGTGTACAACGAAGGCCTTGTCACAAGGCGGCTGCGAGCCACACCGCCCAAGACGTGGGAGGACATGCTGGCCAATCCTAAGTTCAAGGGCCAGATAGCTCAGTGCACGCCTGACAACTCCAGTTCGAACCATGCGACCTACGAGGTCATTCTGCAGAAGTACGGCTGGGAGAAGGGCTGGGAGTGGCTTTCGAAGTTGGCCGCCTACACCGGACAGTTCGTCGCAAGGTCAGTCGATGTTCCCGGCGTGGTAGCCAAGGGCGAATATGCGCTAGGCTTTGCAGTCCCCAGCTACATGGCGTTTGAGAACTTCCTCAACGGAGCCGACATCAGGTTCATTGCCCCTCCGGGAGCATATGTCACACCTGAGCCGATCGCCATAATCAAGAACTGCAAGAACCCCAATGCCGCCAAGGCTTTCATTGAGTTCCTGCTCACGGATGAAGGTCAGAGGTTGTTCATCGAACGCGGTCTCTTCCCGGTGGTGCCTGAGCTGCGCGTGGAAGGCCCTCCCGGATCCACTGCTGAGCTTGCGGTCACGTTCTATGGCGGTCGGAGGAGCTACTTTGAGGGCACCGTGGAGAACACTTACGACAACGCATTGTCGCAGAGCAGAGAGAGCGAAGTCAACAAGTACTTTAGAGAGAACATCTTTGCCAAGCTAGATGCTCTGAAAGCCAAGTACTGA
- a CDS encoding ABC transporter ATP-binding protein, producing the protein MDIRLTGVTKRFKNVEALSRVDLHIKHGELFTLLGPSGCGKTTTLRLIAGFYTPDEGKIMFGDREVQAIPTSKRNIGMVFQNYALWPHMTVYRNVAYGLQFKKVPKSEWPGIVNEALTKVGLVGFETRYPGQLSGGQQQRVALARALALNPDVLLLDEPLSNLDAKIRGSVRAEIRKLQQSLGITTVYVTHDQEEALTLSDRIGIMCDGRLVQVGTPHDLYERPATRFVADFIGTNNLVAGTVEAVGEDITVVTELGTIIGYSHLTVKPGDKCTVAFRPENVVVHTAQPSGQAGQDNIIRGKIGFASYMGNTLRYEMEHATGLVLKADIRNPLHREELGWGTDVYFAFPKSAALVIPD; encoded by the coding sequence ATGGATATTAGGCTCACTGGGGTCACGAAGAGGTTCAAGAATGTTGAGGCGCTGAGCCGAGTGGATCTGCACATAAAACACGGCGAGCTCTTCACCTTGCTTGGACCTTCAGGCTGTGGAAAGACAACTACCCTACGCCTTATCGCCGGTTTCTATACACCTGACGAGGGCAAGATCATGTTCGGCGACCGTGAGGTCCAGGCCATCCCAACATCCAAGCGGAACATCGGCATGGTGTTCCAAAACTACGCCCTATGGCCTCATATGACGGTGTACAGGAATGTAGCATACGGTCTGCAGTTCAAGAAGGTCCCCAAGTCCGAATGGCCTGGAATTGTCAATGAAGCCCTCACCAAGGTGGGGCTGGTGGGTTTCGAGACTCGTTATCCAGGGCAGTTGTCTGGAGGCCAGCAACAGCGTGTGGCGCTGGCAAGAGCACTCGCGCTCAATCCGGACGTCCTGCTCCTCGACGAACCTCTGTCCAACTTGGATGCCAAGATCCGAGGATCAGTGCGCGCGGAAATCCGTAAACTGCAGCAGTCATTGGGCATTACTACGGTGTATGTTACTCACGATCAGGAAGAAGCCCTCACGCTTTCGGACCGCATCGGCATAATGTGCGACGGCAGATTGGTTCAGGTCGGCACGCCGCACGATCTGTATGAGAGACCGGCGACACGCTTTGTGGCTGACTTTATCGGCACTAACAATCTTGTAGCCGGCACTGTGGAGGCTGTTGGCGAAGACATCACAGTCGTCACGGAGCTAGGCACAATCATAGGGTACAGCCACTTGACGGTCAAGCCTGGAGACAAATGCACTGTGGCATTCAGACCCGAAAACGTGGTAGTCCACACTGCACAACCTTCTGGGCAGGCTGGGCAGGACAACATCATACGCGGCAAGATAGGTTTTGCCAGCTACATGGGGAATACCCTGCGTTACGAAATGGAGCATGCGACCGGCCTCGTACTCAAGGCGGACATCAGGAATCCTCTCCATCGTGAGGAACTGGGTTGGGGCACCGATGTGTACTTCGCTTTTCCGAAATCTGCTGCACTTGTCATACCGGACTAG